The following are encoded together in the Streptomyces rapamycinicus NRRL 5491 genome:
- the menC gene encoding o-succinylbenzoate synthase, whose translation MPRIDRIDLSVVELRLTHGFTASTHSAKTLLHVVVRATTADGLTGWGEAPVPVDPYYLGETTDTVWSVTRDFLAPAVLGRSWDTIEEFTALYGRVKANNFARCGLEMAAWNLLAATTGRPLATLLGGAARTRVPAGVSVGMDSDDDRLCETIGRYVQQGYQRVKVKIGPGADVKVLEAIRNRFPELPLMADANCAYTLEDLPRLRDLDAFGLMMIEQPLAVDDLLDHATLQKELATPLCLDESLTSAGRAREALALGSCRVVNIKPARLGGLLEAVRVHDACVAAGVPVWCGGMHDFGISRAANVTLSALPGFTLPGDNSGSDKYFGEDIVTPETRAVDGLIEVPAMAVPYEVKEDFLKAHTRRRTQVTA comes from the coding sequence GTGCCGCGCATCGACCGGATCGACCTCTCCGTGGTGGAGCTGCGGCTCACCCACGGCTTCACCGCCAGCACCCACAGCGCCAAGACCCTGCTGCATGTGGTCGTCCGCGCCACCACCGCCGACGGCCTCACCGGATGGGGCGAGGCACCGGTGCCGGTGGACCCGTACTACCTGGGCGAGACGACCGACACGGTGTGGTCCGTGACCCGCGACTTCCTCGCCCCGGCGGTGCTGGGCCGCTCCTGGGACACCATCGAGGAGTTCACGGCCCTCTACGGCCGGGTCAAGGCCAACAACTTCGCCCGCTGCGGCCTGGAGATGGCCGCGTGGAACCTGCTGGCCGCCACCACCGGCCGGCCGCTGGCCACGCTGCTCGGCGGCGCGGCGCGCACCCGTGTCCCCGCCGGCGTGAGTGTGGGCATGGACAGTGACGACGACCGGCTGTGCGAAACCATCGGGCGCTACGTCCAGCAGGGCTACCAAAGGGTGAAGGTCAAGATCGGCCCAGGAGCCGATGTGAAGGTGCTCGAGGCGATCCGGAACCGGTTCCCTGAGCTGCCGCTGATGGCCGACGCCAACTGCGCCTACACCCTCGAGGACCTTCCACGGCTGCGCGATCTGGACGCGTTCGGCCTGATGATGATCGAGCAGCCGCTGGCAGTGGACGATCTGCTGGACCATGCCACGCTCCAGAAGGAGCTGGCCACACCGCTCTGCCTCGACGAGAGCCTCACCTCCGCCGGACGGGCCCGGGAGGCGCTGGCGCTGGGCAGTTGCCGCGTGGTCAACATCAAGCCCGCTCGGCTGGGCGGCCTCCTGGAGGCCGTCCGGGTCCATGACGCCTGCGTCGCGGCCGGGGTACCGGTGTGGTGCGGTGGCATGCACGACTTCGGCATCAGCCGAGCGGCCAACGTGACGCTCTCGGCACTGCCCGGTTTCACCTTGCCCGGTGACAACTCCGGCTCCGACAAGTACTTCGGCGAGGACATCGTCACACCGGAAACGCGGGCGGTGGACGGCCTGATCGAGGTTCCGGCCATGGCCGTGCCGTACGAGGTGAAGGAGGACTTCCTCAAGGCGCACACCCGGCGCCGCACCCAGGTCACGGCCTGA
- a CDS encoding LamG-like jellyroll fold domain-containing protein, with product MRSIPSVPPRGAAPCAVPVGPVDRAFRLLGEREGAPVEDSVRISDHSGRGNHLTKVTIPGGPADALIWSDEHHPVRPGHGSLSFHTWWRAAVVNDGRHTTMYVDGCPVARNPSAPAGGLTTLGLPWLLGGYEYGGKIDQIMYGRIGDVRVVDRALPVCDFMSS from the coding sequence GTGCGCTCCATCCCTTCCGTCCCACCGCGTGGAGCAGCGCCATGTGCGGTCCCCGTCGGACCGGTCGACCGGGCCTTCCGGCTCCTGGGCGAGCGGGAGGGCGCGCCCGTCGAGGACTCCGTCCGGATCAGCGACCACTCCGGCCGCGGCAACCACCTCACCAAGGTCACCATCCCCGGCGGCCCCGCCGACGCCCTCATCTGGTCCGATGAGCACCACCCGGTCCGGCCGGGACACGGCAGCCTCTCCTTCCACACCTGGTGGCGCGCGGCGGTGGTGAACGACGGACGGCACACCACGATGTATGTGGACGGCTGCCCGGTGGCGCGCAACCCCTCGGCCCCGGCCGGCGGCCTCACCACGCTCGGGCTGCCCTGGCTGCTGGGCGGCTATGAGTACGGCGGGAAGATCGACCAGATCATGTACGGCCGGATCGGCGATGTCCGTGTCGTGGACCGGGCGCTGCCGGTGTGCGACTTCATGTCCTCCTGA
- a CDS encoding enoyl-CoA hydratase/isomerase family protein: MAGPVIGVERDRATGVAQLRIDRPRARNALTTEAAARLLRAVEDALADDAVRVLVLSGSGPDFCVGGDRDEELGDEGSAGRLRVFARLQRTVAAAPKATVAAIEGRCVAAGAELAAACDIRVGAEDSVYRFPGSRLGVPVGAAKLIGLVGLGAAKDLLLTSRWVTAHEACRLGLLQRLVPPGRAGAEATACAAEISANDPSTTALLKHQLQRFSGVLERIDAELLAAESFTGPEPEARRGTRRGTRRETGRGA, from the coding sequence GTGGCCGGCCCGGTGATCGGCGTCGAGCGGGACCGCGCCACCGGAGTGGCACAGCTGCGGATCGACCGCCCCCGGGCGCGCAACGCGCTGACCACCGAGGCGGCCGCACGGTTGCTCCGGGCCGTGGAAGACGCGTTGGCCGATGACGCGGTGCGCGTGCTCGTCCTCAGCGGCAGCGGACCGGACTTCTGTGTCGGGGGCGACCGCGACGAGGAGCTGGGAGACGAGGGCAGCGCGGGCCGGCTGCGGGTCTTCGCGCGGTTGCAGCGCACGGTGGCCGCCGCGCCCAAGGCGACCGTGGCCGCGATCGAGGGACGCTGTGTCGCCGCCGGTGCGGAACTGGCCGCCGCCTGCGACATCCGGGTGGGCGCCGAGGATTCGGTGTACCGCTTCCCCGGCTCCCGCCTGGGAGTCCCCGTCGGGGCGGCGAAACTCATCGGGCTGGTCGGCCTGGGCGCCGCCAAGGACCTGCTCCTGACCTCCCGCTGGGTGACGGCACACGAGGCCTGCCGCCTGGGGCTGTTGCAGCGGCTCGTACCACCGGGCCGGGCGGGTGCGGAGGCCACCGCGTGTGCCGCCGAGATCTCCGCCAACGACCCGAGCACGACGGCGCTGCTCAAGCACCAGCTCCAGCGCTTCTCCGGGGTGCTGGAGCGGATCGACGCCGAGCTGCTGGCCGCGGAGTCCTTTACCGGCCCTGAGCCGGAAGCGCGGAGGGGCACGCGACGGGGCACGCGGCGCGAAACGGGGCGAGGAGCATGA
- a CDS encoding LysR family transcriptional regulator: MELRTLRYFMAVAEELHFGRAAVRLHMSQPPLSRAIKQLEAELGAALFRRSSAGVTLTPVGAVLLDEARALLDHADRVRVRVAAATGTTSLTVGILGDSTDPDATRLARAYHRRHPGIEVHIRETDLTDPTCGLHAGLVDIALTRGPFDETGLTVHELRADPVGALLRADDPLARRDGLKLADLADRRWFLFPEGTDPVWQSYWNGGEPREGPVVRGVQECRQAVLWNGTVGMTLVDHEPPDGLTVVPLADMEPSRVVVAWNEADTNPLIRSFVEIATAAYRGSGGVTSRPAPS, from the coding sequence ATGGAGCTACGCACGCTGCGCTATTTCATGGCGGTCGCCGAGGAACTCCACTTCGGCCGGGCCGCCGTCCGGCTGCATATGAGCCAGCCGCCACTGAGCCGGGCGATCAAGCAGCTGGAGGCCGAGCTGGGCGCCGCGCTGTTCCGCCGCTCGTCCGCCGGTGTCACGCTCACTCCGGTGGGGGCCGTGCTGCTCGATGAGGCGCGCGCCCTGCTCGACCACGCCGACCGGGTACGCGTACGCGTGGCGGCGGCAACCGGCACCACGAGCCTCACCGTGGGCATCCTGGGGGACAGCACCGACCCGGACGCCACCCGGCTGGCCCGTGCCTACCACCGGCGGCACCCGGGCATCGAGGTCCACATCCGCGAGACCGACCTGACCGATCCCACCTGCGGGCTGCACGCCGGGCTGGTGGACATCGCCCTGACCCGCGGGCCGTTCGACGAGACCGGGCTGACCGTGCACGAGCTGCGCGCCGACCCGGTGGGCGCACTGCTGCGGGCCGACGATCCGCTGGCCCGCCGCGACGGCCTGAAACTGGCCGACCTGGCCGACCGCCGCTGGTTCCTGTTCCCGGAGGGCACCGACCCCGTCTGGCAGTCGTACTGGAACGGCGGGGAACCTCGCGAGGGCCCGGTGGTGCGTGGCGTCCAGGAATGCCGCCAAGCCGTGCTGTGGAACGGCACGGTCGGCATGACGCTCGTGGACCACGAGCCGCCGGACGGGCTCACCGTGGTGCCGCTGGCCGACATGGAGCCGAGCCGCGTGGTGGTGGCGTGGAACGAGGCCGACACGAACCCCCTGATCCGCTCGTTCGTCGAAATCGCCACCGCCGCCTACCGCGGCAGTGGCGGTGTCACGTCTCGTCCCGCCCCATCCTGA
- a CDS encoding SDR family oxidoreductase translates to MRLTGIAEVTALVTGAAGAIGAATARQLAAEGAVVAVADVDEDGAHTVARRLGGTAHPVRLDVTDSGEVERTVQDVEDRLGPIGILVNAAGVLGRTAPLTEQEDAEWERVFGVNVRGTFNCVRAVGRRMARRGRGCVITVASNSAGIVKYDQGLYGASKAAAQYLTNCAGLELAGHGVRSVVVAPGTTESPMSRANAHLPGRRQALLEGDPERHRVGIPRGTLAEPEDIASVIGFLVSDQAAHMTITTVTVDGGSTLRP, encoded by the coding sequence ATGAGGCTGACCGGCATAGCCGAGGTCACGGCCCTGGTCACCGGCGCGGCAGGAGCCATCGGCGCCGCCACCGCCCGTCAGCTGGCCGCCGAGGGAGCGGTCGTGGCCGTGGCGGACGTCGACGAGGACGGGGCACACACCGTGGCCCGGCGGCTGGGCGGCACGGCACACCCCGTGCGCCTCGACGTCACCGACTCCGGCGAGGTGGAACGGACCGTCCAGGACGTGGAGGACCGGCTCGGCCCGATCGGCATCCTGGTCAACGCCGCCGGAGTGCTCGGCCGTACCGCCCCGCTGACCGAGCAGGAGGACGCCGAGTGGGAGCGGGTGTTCGGCGTCAACGTCCGGGGGACCTTCAACTGCGTCCGTGCGGTGGGCCGGCGGATGGCGCGGCGCGGACGCGGCTGCGTCATCACCGTGGCGTCGAACAGCGCCGGAATCGTCAAGTACGACCAGGGGCTGTACGGGGCCTCGAAGGCGGCCGCCCAGTACCTCACCAACTGCGCCGGACTGGAACTCGCCGGGCACGGCGTGCGATCCGTCGTCGTGGCGCCGGGGACCACCGAGTCCCCGATGTCCCGCGCCAACGCACATCTGCCCGGCCGCAGACAGGCGCTGCTGGAGGGAGATCCCGAACGCCATCGGGTGGGTATTCCCCGCGGCACCCTGGCCGAGCCCGAGGACATCGCCTCCGTCATCGGCTTCCTGGTGTCCGACCAGGCGGCCCACATGACGATCACCACCGTGACGGTGGACGGCGGCTCCACCCTCAGGCCCTAG
- a CDS encoding DUF5709 domain-containing protein, giving the protein MMSDDRADDVYQPTGTNEEQQDAAPLDAQDSLDERGYDEMLDEGYSPPEKPLGVTKHGTTAAEQRERETLDQRLAEETPDVEAPAGDGVGDLQEGEGEPIDPEAGTDRAGRLVAPDEGAHTDTTKEAIARDEGIDAGAAGAEEAAVHTVPDEQLEAADDAEPDR; this is encoded by the coding sequence ATGATGAGCGACGACAGGGCAGACGACGTCTACCAACCGACCGGCACCAATGAGGAGCAGCAGGACGCGGCCCCCCTGGACGCCCAGGACTCCCTGGACGAGCGCGGCTACGACGAGATGCTCGACGAGGGCTACTCGCCACCGGAGAAGCCACTGGGTGTCACCAAGCACGGCACCACCGCGGCCGAACAGCGCGAGCGCGAAACGCTCGACCAGCGGCTGGCCGAAGAGACCCCCGACGTCGAGGCTCCAGCGGGCGACGGGGTGGGGGATCTGCAGGAGGGCGAGGGCGAACCGATCGACCCCGAGGCGGGAACGGACCGCGCGGGCCGACTCGTCGCCCCCGACGAGGGAGCGCACACCGACACCACCAAGGAAGCCATCGCCAGGGACGAAGGCATCGACGCGGGCGCCGCCGGTGCCGAGGAAGCCGCCGTGCACACCGTCCCGGATGAACAACTCGAAGCGGCGGACGACGCGGAACCGGATCGTTGA
- a CDS encoding isochorismate synthase, producing MARSQEVVDDAIDLLDNRRLFFSGPDRTLLGIEPITHHLVDSGEDITQALAAGGGIGFVAFPFQRQEPIRLAVPARTLSLEGTPDHRRLLASVPAPSAKGGEPGAYALRPSEPPEQWCGSVADAARAVRRGELRKAVLARRIQMECDTEIQPPVVLRRLAHTFPSAYLFSAFGLVGASPELLLAKRGRMVESRALAGTIRRGGDAESDRRLASWLQESHKNQEEHRVLREVVLDALTPSTTWIKANERPEMLKLANVQHLMTRVRAELKADHPPFLQLAAMLHPTPAVCGWPRDKAYEVIERLEGWDRGLYGGALGWVDAEGNGCLCVTIRCAEIHGRNATLYVGNGIVADSDPKEELAETRAKLGAILPALIAP from the coding sequence GTGGCACGTTCGCAAGAAGTCGTCGATGACGCGATCGACCTTCTGGATAATCGCCGATTATTCTTTTCCGGGCCGGACCGCACACTCCTCGGAATTGAACCCATCACACACCATCTGGTCGATTCCGGGGAAGACATAACCCAAGCGCTGGCGGCTGGCGGGGGAATCGGCTTCGTGGCCTTTCCGTTTCAGCGCCAAGAGCCCATCCGGCTCGCGGTTCCCGCCCGGACACTGAGCCTGGAGGGGACGCCCGACCACCGTCGCCTCCTCGCCTCGGTCCCGGCCCCTTCCGCCAAAGGCGGTGAACCCGGCGCATACGCGCTGCGGCCCAGCGAACCGCCGGAGCAGTGGTGCGGCAGCGTCGCCGACGCGGCGCGTGCGGTGCGCCGCGGAGAGCTGCGCAAGGCGGTGCTCGCCCGCCGCATCCAGATGGAGTGCGACACCGAGATCCAGCCGCCGGTGGTGCTGCGGCGGCTGGCCCACACCTTTCCCTCCGCCTATCTGTTCTCCGCCTTCGGCCTGGTGGGCGCCAGCCCGGAACTGCTGCTCGCCAAGCGCGGGCGGATGGTGGAGTCGCGTGCCCTGGCCGGCACCATCCGCCGTGGCGGCGACGCCGAGTCCGACCGCCGGCTCGCGTCCTGGCTCCAGGAGTCCCACAAGAACCAGGAGGAACACCGGGTCCTGCGGGAGGTGGTGCTGGACGCCCTGACGCCCAGCACCACCTGGATCAAAGCCAACGAGCGGCCCGAGATGCTGAAACTGGCGAACGTCCAGCATCTGATGACCCGGGTCCGGGCCGAGCTCAAAGCCGACCACCCGCCATTTCTCCAACTGGCGGCCATGCTTCATCCGACACCGGCCGTGTGCGGATGGCCCCGCGACAAGGCGTACGAAGTGATCGAGCGCCTGGAGGGCTGGGACAGAGGACTTTACGGAGGGGCGCTGGGCTGGGTGGACGCGGAGGGAAACGGCTGTCTCTGCGTGACCATTCGCTGCGCCGAGATACACGGCAGAAACGCCACCCTGTACGTCGGGAACGGCATTGTCGCCGACTCCGATCCGAAAGAGGAACTGGCCGAGACCCGCGCGAAGCTGGGCGCCATTCTGCCCGCGCTCATTGCGCCCTGA
- a CDS encoding glycoside hydrolase family 88 protein encodes MASAHHVPASTVDAPGVPFPSDRRTPLTWSTAAIVSGRTPTVLGWHSTAPLSPGRLRLFVACDVRDVRRVEAVSAGTGRPLGAFDIRYADCHQPYDLPLDTEAVRAVLDEGVRLTLTAEPATEPLWIFSGPEAPVERRPALLLDAADPPAPAAALHRHLTGLASVQSFGWMEGCVLDALYDLHTTFPGDTRAETALRDHLAVYVHGTRLRYEDPRGRPANDRVYGIEATLPFAVVAKRDPRHPTLRLAVESWNARTDPHGCVKDDPTTAEGCYTVAYPMAVLAKATGDTRLREAAARQLRVRRRRLTWDDDLYLRLLPDGSRVYRNWARAYAWYLLGLVRTLTELGDRPDTDDLWDEAARAARLAVSRRNAAGIWDCYLAEPATGAETCGSAGIAAALALGVERGRFAADREGVVAQEAWEVLCDRLTPDGWLDGSSPSNKGGEELQRSGYRMLSGVGSGLLGQLGAALTRLGAVKDWTR; translated from the coding sequence ATGGCAAGCGCACATCATGTTCCCGCGAGCACTGTGGACGCGCCGGGCGTCCCCTTCCCGTCGGACCGGCGCACCCCGCTGACATGGTCGACAGCGGCCATCGTCAGCGGCCGGACGCCCACAGTGCTGGGGTGGCACTCCACGGCACCCCTCTCCCCGGGGCGGCTCCGCCTGTTCGTCGCCTGCGACGTGCGGGACGTCCGCCGCGTCGAGGCCGTCTCGGCGGGCACCGGCCGGCCGCTCGGCGCGTTCGACATCCGGTACGCCGACTGCCACCAGCCCTACGATCTGCCGCTGGACACCGAGGCCGTACGGGCCGTGCTGGACGAGGGCGTACGGCTCACCCTCACCGCGGAACCGGCCACCGAGCCACTGTGGATCTTCTCCGGCCCGGAGGCCCCCGTCGAACGGCGGCCCGCGCTGTTGCTGGACGCCGCGGACCCACCGGCCCCGGCCGCCGCACTCCACCGCCACCTCACCGGCCTGGCCAGCGTGCAGTCGTTCGGATGGATGGAGGGATGTGTGCTGGACGCGCTGTACGACCTGCACACCACCTTCCCCGGCGACACCCGCGCCGAGACGGCGCTGCGCGACCACCTCGCCGTCTATGTCCACGGCACCCGGCTGCGCTACGAGGATCCGCGCGGCCGCCCCGCGAACGACCGGGTCTACGGGATCGAGGCCACGCTCCCCTTCGCGGTGGTCGCGAAGCGGGATCCGCGGCACCCCACGCTCCGGCTGGCCGTCGAGTCCTGGAACGCCCGGACCGATCCCCATGGATGCGTCAAGGACGACCCGACCACCGCCGAGGGGTGCTACACCGTCGCCTACCCCATGGCCGTCCTCGCGAAGGCCACCGGGGACACCCGGCTGCGCGAGGCGGCCGCCCGTCAGCTCCGCGTTCGGCGCAGGCGGCTGACGTGGGACGACGACCTCTACCTGAGGCTGCTGCCCGACGGCAGCCGTGTCTACCGCAACTGGGCCCGTGCGTATGCCTGGTATCTGCTCGGTCTGGTGCGCACCCTGACCGAACTCGGCGACCGGCCGGACACCGACGACCTGTGGGACGAGGCCGCGAGGGCCGCCCGGCTCGCAGTGTCCAGGCGCAACGCCGCGGGCATCTGGGACTGCTACCTGGCGGAGCCCGCCACCGGGGCGGAGACCTGCGGATCCGCCGGTATCGCCGCCGCCCTGGCGCTGGGTGTGGAGCGCGGCCGCTTCGCCGCCGATCGCGAGGGCGTGGTGGCACAGGAGGCATGGGAGGTGTTGTGCGACCGGCTGACACCGGACGGCTGGCTCGACGGCTCCTCCCCGTCGAACAAGGGCGGTGAGGAGCTCCAGCGCAGCGGCTACCGCATGCTCTCCGGCGTCGGCTCCGGACTGCTGGGCCAGCTCGGCGCGGCGCTGACCCGGCTCGGTGCGGTGAAGGATTGGACACGCTGA
- a CDS encoding DoxX family protein, producing the protein MNVAYWIVAGLLALFYLYGGGVKVVRSRERLRPMMAWVDTTPMAAVRAIGVIEVLGAIGLILPPLTGIAPWLALAAAIGFVVLQIGATRVHLRRGDRQVALNITLLLAAAVTIWPATAWL; encoded by the coding sequence GTGAACGTGGCGTATTGGATCGTCGCCGGTCTGCTCGCCCTCTTCTACCTCTACGGGGGCGGGGTGAAGGTGGTCCGGAGCCGTGAGCGGCTCCGGCCGATGATGGCCTGGGTGGACACCACGCCGATGGCGGCCGTCAGGGCCATCGGCGTGATCGAAGTGCTCGGCGCGATCGGGCTGATCCTCCCGCCGCTGACCGGCATCGCGCCCTGGCTGGCCCTGGCCGCGGCCATCGGGTTCGTGGTCCTGCAGATCGGCGCCACCAGGGTGCACCTGCGCCGGGGAGACCGCCAGGTGGCGCTCAACATCACGCTCCTTCTCGCCGCGGCCGTGACCATCTGGCCGGCGACGGCATGGCTGTGA
- the menE gene encoding o-succinylbenzoate--CoA ligase, whose product MLILPCDGSVETVGALSRALAVAVEGNGEAVLPVAATGGSPGFGTHGPVPSGTAVVVGTSGSTSEPKGVLLSARALRASAEATHTRLGGPGRWLLALPAHHVAGVQVLVRSLLAGAEAVVHDLRQGFRPERFRAAGCRYTALVPTQIRRLLDAGGPGLVALREFDAVLLGGAGTPEPLLTRAREAGVRVVTTYGMTETAGGCVYDGVPLEGVRVRIGPPPEGAAGPAAGGPIALGGPTLASGYLNRPELTARSFGDGWFHTDDLGCRREDGGLQVLGRADDVIVTGGVKVSPSVVEQVLREQPGVGDACVVGVDDPEWGQIVVAAVIPREPGALGQTAVGVLKGAVRERLGRAAAPKAIRVVEALPLRGVGKPDRPGVRRLFTAE is encoded by the coding sequence ATGCTGATCCTGCCATGCGACGGTTCGGTGGAGACGGTCGGTGCGCTGTCGCGTGCGCTGGCCGTGGCGGTCGAGGGGAACGGGGAAGCCGTACTGCCGGTGGCGGCCACTGGGGGCTCGCCGGGATTCGGCACCCACGGGCCCGTGCCGTCCGGAACGGCGGTGGTGGTCGGCACCTCCGGATCCACCAGCGAACCCAAGGGGGTGCTGCTCTCCGCCCGGGCGCTGCGCGCGTCGGCCGAGGCCACGCACACCAGGCTCGGAGGCCCCGGGCGCTGGTTGCTGGCGCTGCCCGCACACCATGTGGCGGGCGTGCAGGTCCTGGTCCGCTCGCTGCTGGCCGGGGCGGAGGCAGTGGTCCACGATCTGCGGCAGGGCTTCCGGCCCGAGCGGTTCCGCGCCGCGGGTTGCCGCTACACCGCGCTGGTGCCCACGCAGATCCGGCGGCTGCTGGACGCGGGCGGCCCCGGCCTGGTGGCGTTACGGGAGTTCGACGCCGTACTGCTGGGCGGCGCCGGCACACCCGAGCCGCTGCTGACGCGGGCGCGTGAGGCGGGTGTCAGGGTGGTGACCACGTACGGCATGACCGAGACCGCCGGCGGCTGCGTCTACGACGGGGTGCCGCTCGAAGGGGTGCGGGTGCGGATCGGTCCGCCACCCGAGGGGGCGGCCGGGCCCGCCGCGGGTGGCCCGATAGCTCTCGGCGGACCGACCCTGGCGTCCGGCTATCTCAACCGGCCCGAGCTGACGGCCCGTTCCTTCGGCGACGGCTGGTTCCACACGGACGACCTCGGGTGCCGGCGGGAGGACGGCGGTCTTCAGGTGCTGGGCCGGGCGGACGACGTGATCGTCACCGGCGGTGTGAAGGTGTCCCCGTCCGTGGTGGAGCAGGTCCTGCGGGAACAGCCCGGTGTCGGGGACGCGTGTGTGGTGGGGGTGGACGACCCGGAGTGGGGGCAGATCGTCGTGGCCGCCGTCATTCCGCGTGAACCGGGGGCGTTGGGGCAGACGGCCGTGGGCGTGCTGAAGGGCGCGGTCCGGGAGCGGCTCGGGCGCGCCGCCGCGCCCAAGGCCATCCGGGTCGTCGAGGCCCTGCCACTGCGTGGCGTGGGGAAGCCGGACCGGCCGGGCGTGCGCCGCCTGTTCACGGCGGAGTGA
- the menD gene encoding 2-succinyl-5-enolpyruvyl-6-hydroxy-3-cyclohexene-1-carboxylic-acid synthase → MGGRESMDGYAADTEGGAQAAFAATLVDEWVRAGLSEAVIAPGSRSTPLALALAEDGRMRLHIRLDERAAGFLALGLSRATGRATVVVTTSGTASAELHPAVAEADLAGVPMVVCTADRPPELQGVGAPQTMVQTGLYGSAVRWAVAVAVPERGQDGMWRSLAARAVAEAGAGPSGPGPVHLNLAFRDPLVARPGPLPPGRPDGQPWHHIGRPVLTATPADVAAVADGHERGVLLVGAGAGDPAAVHEAAAALGWPVLADPRSGARTPGPGTVAAADAVLRGPHARDRLCPEVVVHLGERWASRAVADWLRQPGIRHVLVDPDWRWRDPDRLAATVLRTDPTALCRAVAEAVPEPLAGPEWRTAWTSAEATAQAAMADALDGRADLTEPRVARTLFDALPAEATLVVGSSMPVRDLEWFAAPRHRPPAVLANRGVNGIDGTIATALGVAAARGPVAVLLGDLTFLHDAGALLGAAEAPDVSCTLVVVDNHGGGIFSFLPQASRLPEDTFELLFGTPQAADVCAVAAAYGVGVVRVADEGELRSALKERVGSPGVSMIHLCTDRAANVAVHDRAHRTVARALEELWPAR, encoded by the coding sequence ATGGGGGGCCGTGAATCCATGGACGGATACGCAGCCGACACCGAGGGCGGCGCACAGGCGGCCTTCGCCGCCACCCTCGTCGACGAGTGGGTCCGTGCGGGGCTGAGCGAAGCCGTCATCGCGCCCGGCTCCCGCTCCACCCCGCTCGCGCTCGCCCTCGCCGAGGACGGCCGGATGCGGCTGCACATACGCCTCGACGAGCGCGCGGCGGGCTTCCTTGCCCTGGGGCTGAGCCGTGCCACCGGGCGCGCCACCGTCGTGGTCACCACCAGCGGTACGGCGTCGGCCGAACTCCATCCGGCGGTCGCCGAGGCCGATCTGGCGGGAGTGCCGATGGTGGTGTGCACCGCCGACCGCCCCCCGGAGCTCCAGGGAGTGGGCGCCCCGCAGACCATGGTCCAGACGGGCCTGTACGGATCGGCGGTGCGCTGGGCCGTGGCCGTGGCGGTTCCCGAGCGGGGCCAGGACGGCATGTGGCGCTCCCTGGCCGCGCGCGCCGTGGCGGAGGCCGGGGCCGGACCGTCCGGGCCCGGCCCCGTCCACCTCAACCTGGCCTTCCGCGACCCCTTGGTGGCGCGCCCCGGCCCCCTGCCCCCCGGTCGGCCGGACGGGCAGCCCTGGCACCACATCGGCCGCCCGGTCCTGACCGCCACCCCGGCGGACGTGGCCGCCGTCGCGGACGGGCACGAGCGGGGTGTCCTGCTCGTGGGCGCGGGTGCGGGCGATCCGGCCGCCGTGCACGAGGCCGCCGCGGCACTGGGCTGGCCGGTGCTGGCCGATCCGCGCTCCGGCGCCCGTACGCCGGGCCCCGGCACCGTGGCGGCGGCCGACGCCGTCCTGCGCGGCCCGCACGCCCGTGACCGGCTGTGTCCCGAGGTGGTCGTGCACCTCGGAGAGCGCTGGGCCTCCCGGGCAGTGGCCGACTGGCTGCGGCAGCCCGGCATCCGGCATGTGCTCGTCGACCCGGACTGGCGGTGGCGGGACCCGGACCGGCTGGCCGCCACCGTGCTGCGCACCGATCCCACGGCCTTGTGCCGCGCCGTGGCCGAGGCGGTGCCGGAGCCGTTGGCCGGGCCGGAGTGGCGCACCGCGTGGACATCGGCCGAAGCCACCGCGCAGGCGGCCATGGCAGATGCCCTGGACGGCCGAGCCGACCTCACCGAACCGCGCGTGGCCCGTACGCTCTTCGACGCCCTGCCCGCCGAGGCGACGCTGGTGGTCGGATCCTCGATGCCCGTACGGGACCTCGAGTGGTTCGCCGCGCCCCGCCACCGTCCCCCCGCCGTGCTGGCCAACCGCGGTGTCAACGGGATCGACGGCACGATCGCCACCGCGCTCGGCGTGGCCGCGGCCCGGGGTCCGGTGGCCGTGCTGCTGGGTGATCTGACCTTCCTCCATGACGCGGGCGCGCTGCTGGGCGCGGCCGAGGCACCGGATGTGAGCTGCACGCTCGTTGTGGTGGACAACCACGGGGGTGGGATCTTCTCGTTCCTGCCGCAGGCGTCACGCCTCCCGGAGGACACCTTCGAGCTGCTCTTCGGCACCCCGCAGGCCGCCGATGTGTGCGCGGTGGCCGCCGCCTATGGAGTCGGTGTCGTCCGCGTCGCGGACGAGGGGGAGTTGCGGTCCGCGCTGAAGGAAAGGGTGGGCTCCCCGGGCGTGTCGATGATCCATCTGTGCACCGACCGCGCGGCCAATGTCGCGGTGCACGACCGGGCCCACCGGACCGTGGCCCGCGCCCTCGAAGAGCTGTGGCCGGCCCGGTGA